The following proteins are co-located in the Nocardia bhagyanarayanae genome:
- a CDS encoding DNA polymerase domain-containing protein codes for MGSEEVRAGVTLTNLDKPLFDGAAATKRDLIDYLEFVGDRLVRQLRDRPLSVVRIRPGQEPFMQKNLPKYTPEWVPRVTLWAESARREVTYALGDDVRTLLWFGNQRAVEYHPTLLLADHSAGPTHLVLDLDPSPGQTFRHAVLGAELIRAALAADGLAGAVKTSGAKGVHVFVPVVAGTDIEDAAAATRAIAARAERLDPELATTAFIREDREGKVFLDSTRSGGATVVAAYSPRIRPGVPVSFPVGWADLADAKPTDFTLHTAPERLGDRDPWTEEMPAPQTLPDDLVAEGHTIPVARVQAMHEGKRRARARRAT; via the coding sequence ATGGGCAGCGAAGAGGTGCGCGCGGGCGTCACGCTGACGAATCTGGACAAGCCGCTGTTCGACGGTGCGGCGGCGACCAAACGGGATCTGATCGACTACCTGGAGTTCGTCGGCGACCGGCTGGTGCGCCAGCTGCGCGACCGGCCGCTCTCGGTGGTGCGGATCCGGCCGGGGCAGGAACCGTTCATGCAGAAGAACCTGCCCAAGTACACGCCGGAGTGGGTGCCCCGGGTGACGCTGTGGGCCGAGAGCGCGCGCCGCGAGGTTACCTACGCCCTCGGTGACGACGTGCGCACGCTGCTGTGGTTCGGCAATCAGCGCGCCGTCGAATATCACCCGACGCTGCTGCTCGCCGACCACTCCGCCGGACCCACCCATCTGGTCCTCGATCTCGACCCGTCACCTGGGCAGACCTTTCGGCACGCGGTGCTCGGCGCCGAACTGATCCGCGCGGCCCTGGCCGCGGACGGCCTGGCGGGCGCGGTGAAAACCAGCGGCGCCAAGGGGGTTCACGTGTTCGTCCCCGTGGTCGCGGGCACCGACATCGAGGACGCCGCCGCGGCCACCCGGGCGATCGCGGCCCGCGCCGAGCGTCTCGACCCCGAGCTGGCCACCACCGCGTTCATCCGCGAGGACCGCGAGGGCAAGGTCTTCCTCGATTCCACCCGTTCCGGCGGCGCGACCGTCGTCGCGGCCTACAGCCCCCGCATCCGCCCCGGCGTCCCGGTCTCCTTCCCGGTCGGCTGGGCCGACCTCGCCGACGCGAAGCCGACCGATTTCACCCTCCACACCGCCCCCGAGCGCCTCGGCGACCGCGATCCGTGGACCGAGGAAATGCCCGCGCCACAAACCCTTCCCGACGATCTCGTCGCCGAGGGCCACACCATCCCGGTCGCCCGCGTCCAAGCCATGCACGAAGGCAAACGCCGCGCCCGCGCCCGCCGCGCCACCTGA
- a CDS encoding SAM-dependent methyltransferase: MDSESAAARVDVSKPHPARRYDYWLGGKDNFPADRDSADAVAEAFPTVRLAAVENRNFLRRAVTYLAAEAGIRQFLDIGTGLPTAGNVHEIAQGIAPESRIVYVDNDPIVLVHARTLLNSSPEGATAYLDADLRDPERILTHPDLTGTLDLTQPVALMLVAIMHFITDDEAPYGLVRQLCEALPSGSYLVMTHATNDHLTDEDLAETKLANKRSGVPFQLRSTAEFRQFFTGFDLVPPGIGSVMTWRPEVWRPHPRPEAVSMLGAVARIP, translated from the coding sequence GTGGACTCGGAATCGGCGGCAGCCAGGGTGGATGTCAGTAAACCGCACCCCGCGCGCCGGTACGACTACTGGCTCGGCGGGAAGGACAATTTTCCGGCGGACCGGGATTCGGCCGACGCGGTGGCCGAGGCGTTCCCGACGGTGCGGCTCGCGGCCGTGGAGAACCGCAACTTCCTGCGCCGCGCGGTGACGTACCTGGCCGCCGAGGCGGGTATCCGGCAGTTCCTCGACATCGGCACCGGCCTGCCCACCGCGGGCAACGTGCACGAGATCGCGCAGGGCATCGCGCCCGAATCGCGAATCGTCTACGTGGACAACGATCCGATCGTGCTCGTGCACGCCCGCACGCTGCTGAACAGCTCGCCCGAAGGCGCGACCGCCTACCTCGACGCCGATCTGCGCGACCCCGAACGGATCCTGACCCACCCGGACCTCACCGGCACTCTCGATCTCACCCAGCCGGTCGCGTTGATGCTGGTGGCCATCATGCACTTCATCACCGACGACGAGGCGCCCTACGGCTTGGTGCGCCAGCTCTGCGAGGCGCTGCCCTCCGGCAGCTACCTGGTGATGACCCACGCCACCAACGATCACCTCACCGACGAGGATCTCGCCGAGACGAAACTGGCCAACAAGCGCAGCGGCGTCCCCTTCCAATTGCGCTCGACCGCCGAATTCCGCCAATTCTTCACCGGTTTCGATCTGGTGCCGCCCGGCATCGGCTCGGTGATGACCTGGCGCCCAGAAGTCTGGCGGCCTCACCCCCGCCCCGAGGCCGTCTCCATGCTCGGCGCCGTCGCCCGCATCCCCTGA
- a CDS encoding cytochrome P450: MQLQYSPYDFDVHRDPYPYYARLRAEAPVFHNPDDDFYAFARYADIVAALRDSDRFSSVNGLRMEPAFWGPQAERFFSFVAMDPPKHTRLRGLVARAFTNRRVQELQPRLREIARGLWEPLLERESFDLMADFAGPFPTDVISELVGVPEADRDMIRKLGMEIMYTDEESTDLRPEAVQAIGTLVGYYTELAIERSKTRRDDLLSGLLDAADGDDRLTPEEIVGVLILLVGAGIETTMLTLGNLWHVAWQHPDRRREAFGGRIDEWIAEGMRYEPATQTQLRSTTEPISLHGVDIPAGARILLLTASANRDPEVFAEPDTFDLDRDTGAALSFGSGRHHCLGANLAQLELRVALEEIIGTIADYDIDAANLRRIHASNNRGFASLPTTVTVR; encoded by the coding sequence ATGCAGTTGCAGTACAGCCCGTACGACTTCGACGTCCACCGCGATCCCTATCCGTACTACGCAAGGCTACGCGCGGAGGCGCCGGTCTTCCACAACCCGGACGACGACTTCTACGCCTTCGCACGCTACGCCGATATCGTTGCGGCACTGCGTGATTCGGACCGATTCTCCAGCGTCAACGGACTGCGGATGGAGCCGGCGTTCTGGGGACCGCAGGCCGAGCGGTTCTTCTCCTTCGTCGCGATGGACCCGCCCAAGCACACCCGCCTGCGCGGCCTGGTGGCTCGCGCGTTCACCAACCGCCGTGTGCAGGAATTGCAGCCCCGACTACGGGAGATCGCGCGCGGGCTGTGGGAACCGCTGCTGGAGCGCGAAAGCTTCGATCTGATGGCCGATTTCGCGGGCCCGTTCCCCACCGATGTGATCTCCGAACTGGTCGGCGTCCCGGAGGCGGATCGCGACATGATCCGCAAACTGGGCATGGAGATCATGTACACCGACGAGGAGTCCACCGATCTGCGCCCGGAAGCGGTGCAGGCCATCGGCACCCTGGTCGGCTACTACACCGAGCTGGCCATCGAACGCAGCAAGACCCGTCGCGACGACCTGCTCTCCGGCCTGCTCGACGCCGCCGACGGCGACGACCGGCTGACGCCCGAGGAGATCGTCGGCGTGCTGATCCTGCTGGTCGGCGCGGGCATCGAGACCACCATGCTCACGCTCGGCAACCTCTGGCACGTCGCGTGGCAGCACCCCGACCGGCGCCGCGAGGCCTTCGGCGGACGCATCGACGAGTGGATCGCCGAGGGCATGCGCTACGAACCCGCCACCCAGACCCAGCTGCGCAGCACGACCGAACCGATCTCGCTGCACGGCGTGGACATCCCGGCCGGTGCGCGCATCCTGCTGCTGACCGCCTCGGCCAACCGAGACCCCGAGGTCTTCGCCGAGCCCGACACTTTCGACCTGGACCGCGACACGGGCGCCGCGCTGTCCTTCGGCAGCGGCCGCCATCACTGCCTCGGCGCGAACCTCGCCCAGCTGGAACTGCGCGTCGCGCTGGAGGAGATCATCGGCACGATCGCCGATTACGACATCGATGCCGCGAACCTGCGCCGCATCCACGCCTCCAACAACCGCGGCTTCGCCAGCCTGCCCACCACGGTCACCGTCCGCTGA
- a CDS encoding MerR family transcriptional regulator encodes MSASGLTIGELAARFGLATHVLRHWEDLGLLAPRRDSGGRRVYRADDAETVAVILLGKRVGLSLAEIARLFESAADRDARRELLRAHRDQLAARIAAATAALNTIEHALDCGAPDFRSCPHFRGKVDEALRLGVDGVADHPVDVPFSGR; translated from the coding sequence ATGTCCGCTTCCGGGTTGACGATCGGCGAGCTAGCCGCGCGATTCGGCCTGGCCACGCACGTGCTGCGGCACTGGGAGGATCTCGGCCTGCTGGCGCCGCGCCGCGATTCCGGCGGTCGCCGCGTCTATCGCGCCGACGACGCCGAGACGGTGGCCGTCATCCTGCTCGGCAAGCGGGTCGGGCTCAGCTTGGCCGAGATCGCCCGGCTTTTCGAGAGCGCCGCGGATCGCGACGCGCGCCGCGAGCTGCTGCGCGCGCACCGCGATCAGCTGGCCGCGCGGATCGCGGCCGCCACCGCGGCGCTGAACACGATCGAGCACGCGTTGGATTGCGGCGCACCGGATTTCCGCTCCTGCCCGCATTTCCGCGGCAAGGTGGACGAGGCGCTGCGGCTCGGCGTCGACGGGGTGGCCGACCACCCCGTCGACGTTCCGTTCAGCGGACGGTGA
- a CDS encoding class I SAM-dependent methyltransferase, which yields MTGFGEQESRGYDRRATKLLGGLYRHIADEVAASTGPGEAVLDVGTGPGLLLAHLAGRRPDLLLHGVDLSPHMIARARTNLAGHEVELSVGDVGALPYPDNSFDLVVSSLSMHEWPDPVAAAAELERVLRPRGTLALYDFRFVRDASMRTALGARFAEPTVRRKVVRPRGYPFGLYAQWTARAA from the coding sequence ATGACCGGGTTCGGAGAACAGGAAAGCCGCGGCTACGACCGGCGGGCCACCAAACTGCTCGGCGGGCTGTACCGGCATATCGCCGACGAGGTGGCCGCGTCCACCGGGCCGGGCGAGGCGGTGCTCGATGTGGGGACCGGCCCCGGCCTGCTGCTGGCCCACCTCGCGGGCAGACGGCCCGATCTGCTGCTGCACGGAGTGGACCTCTCGCCGCACATGATCGCGCGCGCCCGGACCAATCTGGCCGGCCACGAGGTCGAACTGTCGGTGGGCGACGTCGGCGCACTTCCCTACCCCGACAACAGTTTCGACCTCGTCGTCTCCAGCCTGAGCATGCACGAGTGGCCGGATCCGGTCGCGGCTGCAGCCGAGCTCGAGCGGGTGCTCCGCCCGCGCGGAACGCTGGCGCTCTACGACTTCCGTTTCGTCCGCGACGCGTCGATGCGCACCGCATTGGGCGCGCGTTTCGCCGAGCCGACGGTGCGCAGGAAAGTCGTGCGTCCGCGCGGATATCCCTTCGGGCTGTACGCGCAGTGGACGGCGCGCGCGGCCTGA
- a CDS encoding alpha-hydroxy-acid oxidizing protein, with protein sequence MAFADYQNEIYLRGLGGVQPTLPMSFAELEAKAQSALPPSVWSYVAGGAGDERTQRANVTAFDQWGLVPRMFVGAAERDLSVELFGTTWPAPVFLAPIGVIGLCAQDGHGDLATARAAARTGVPMVASTLSVDPLDQVAAEMGDTPGFFQLYTPTDRDLAASLVKRAEQAGYKGIVVTLDTWITGWRPRDLGVSNFPQLRGHCLANYFTDPVFRAGLPGPPEEHLQAAVLRWAQLFGNPLTWADLPWLRELTTLPLIVKGICHPDDARRAKDGGVDGLYCSNHGGRQANGGLPALDMLAEVVDAADGLPVLFDSGVRGGDHIVKALALGATAVGVGRPYAYGLALGGADGIVHVLRALLAEADLIMAVDGYRDLGELTRDALRRVAV encoded by the coding sequence ATGGCCTTCGCCGATTACCAGAACGAGATCTACCTGCGCGGGCTCGGCGGCGTGCAGCCCACGCTGCCGATGTCCTTCGCCGAGCTGGAGGCCAAGGCGCAGTCGGCGCTGCCGCCCTCGGTGTGGTCGTACGTGGCGGGCGGGGCGGGCGACGAACGCACGCAGCGCGCCAACGTGACCGCGTTCGATCAGTGGGGACTGGTGCCGCGCATGTTCGTCGGCGCGGCCGAGCGCGATCTCTCGGTGGAACTGTTCGGGACGACCTGGCCCGCACCGGTTTTCCTGGCCCCGATCGGTGTGATCGGCCTCTGCGCCCAGGACGGGCACGGCGATCTGGCCACCGCCCGCGCGGCGGCGCGCACCGGCGTCCCGATGGTGGCCTCCACCCTGTCGGTGGATCCGCTGGATCAGGTGGCGGCCGAAATGGGTGACACACCAGGCTTTTTCCAGCTGTACACGCCCACCGACCGGGATCTCGCCGCGAGTCTGGTGAAGCGGGCCGAGCAGGCGGGGTACAAGGGCATCGTCGTCACGCTCGACACCTGGATCACCGGCTGGCGCCCGCGCGATCTCGGCGTCTCGAATTTCCCCCAGCTGCGCGGGCACTGCCTGGCGAACTATTTCACCGATCCGGTGTTCCGCGCTGGTCTGCCCGGCCCGCCCGAAGAACACCTCCAGGCCGCGGTGCTGCGCTGGGCCCAGCTCTTCGGCAATCCGCTCACCTGGGCCGACCTGCCGTGGCTCCGTGAACTCACCACCCTGCCGTTGATCGTGAAGGGCATCTGCCATCCCGACGACGCGCGCCGCGCGAAAGACGGTGGCGTGGACGGCCTCTACTGCTCCAACCACGGCGGCCGCCAAGCCAACGGCGGCCTGCCCGCCCTCGACATGCTCGCCGAGGTGGTCGACGCGGCCGACGGCCTGCCGGTGCTGTTCGACTCCGGCGTCCGCGGCGGCGACCACATCGTCAAGGCGCTGGCGCTCGGCGCGACGGCGGTCGGCGTCGGCAGGCCCTACGCCTACGGCCTCGCGCTCGGCGGCGCCGACGGCATCGTGCACGTACTTCGCGCGCTGCTCGCCGAGGCCGATCTGATCATGGCCGTCGACGGCTACCGCGACCTCGGCGAACTGACCAGGGACGCGCTGCGCCGAGTCGCGGTCTGA
- a CDS encoding Lrp/AsnC family transcriptional regulator, translating into MQDDAALLSEDELALINALQLRPRGSWSELGHALGVDPVTVARRWQRLTRRGVAWVSPSPGPRLLDQITVAYVEIGCTADAAAAVSRSLCEHPHMVTVERCAGTYNLLATVGARDLATMSHYTLDVLPAIPHVAAVRARIVTHMFTEGGRWRIDALAPDQRAELDIPPPQPSAPVRAVSIDDADRAMLAQLAMDGRASHQYLATVVGTSASTIKRRLDRLTRLGLLQFRCDFARPLGGWPVAVTLWLDVPPERLAEIGDAIVRLPQTRNCAAISGGHNLLIQANLHSLADIPRLEAGLAAAHPALRIAERTVTLRHDKLFGHILDPRGRSRRVVRPDIWSEPASPG; encoded by the coding sequence ATGCAGGATGACGCCGCATTGCTGAGCGAGGACGAGCTCGCCCTGATCAACGCGTTGCAACTGCGGCCGCGCGGTTCCTGGTCGGAGCTGGGCCACGCGCTCGGCGTCGATCCGGTGACGGTCGCCCGTCGCTGGCAACGGCTCACCCGGCGCGGGGTGGCGTGGGTGAGTCCTTCGCCCGGTCCGCGGCTGCTCGACCAGATCACCGTCGCCTACGTCGAAATCGGTTGCACCGCCGACGCCGCGGCCGCGGTCAGCCGCAGCCTGTGCGAACACCCGCACATGGTCACCGTGGAGCGCTGCGCGGGCACCTACAACCTGCTGGCCACAGTCGGGGCCCGTGACCTGGCCACCATGTCGCACTACACCCTGGACGTGCTTCCCGCCATCCCGCACGTCGCGGCGGTGCGGGCGCGGATCGTCACGCACATGTTCACCGAGGGCGGCCGCTGGCGCATCGACGCGCTCGCACCCGACCAACGCGCCGAACTGGACATCCCGCCGCCGCAACCGTCGGCGCCGGTCCGCGCGGTGAGCATCGACGACGCCGATCGCGCGATGCTCGCACAGCTGGCCATGGACGGCCGGGCCTCACACCAGTACCTGGCGACGGTCGTCGGCACGAGCGCCTCGACGATCAAGCGCAGGCTGGACCGGCTCACCCGGCTCGGACTGCTCCAGTTCCGCTGCGACTTCGCCCGCCCGCTCGGCGGCTGGCCGGTCGCGGTGACCCTGTGGCTGGACGTGCCGCCGGAGCGGCTCGCCGAGATCGGCGACGCGATCGTCCGGCTTCCACAGACCCGCAACTGCGCCGCCATCAGCGGCGGTCACAACCTGCTGATCCAGGCCAACCTGCACAGCCTGGCCGACATCCCGCGCCTGGAAGCCGGGCTGGCCGCCGCCCATCCCGCGCTGCGCATCGCCGAGCGCACCGTCACGCTGCGCCACGACAAGCTCTTCGGGCACATCCTCGATCCGCGCGGGCGCAGCAGGCGCGTGGTGCGCCCCGACATCTGGAGCGAGCCCGCGTCGCCCGGGTGA
- a CDS encoding type 1 glutamine amidotransferase domain-containing protein codes for MAELDGVRVLVVTSNTGVEHDELLVPRDELRKRGARVTHAAPKSEPVQTFQHDVDKDEVVSPDAALDAVDIDDFDALVVPGGTVNADKLRVDDRAVALAKEFAGAGKPVAAICHGPWLLVEADLLRGKTLTSYHSLRTDVDNAGGAWVDEPVVRSPENGWTLITSRAPGDLSDFVGAISSELRA; via the coding sequence ATGGCTGAGTTGGACGGTGTACGGGTGCTCGTCGTGACTTCGAACACCGGTGTCGAGCACGACGAACTGCTGGTGCCGCGCGACGAATTGCGCAAACGCGGCGCGCGGGTTACCCACGCGGCGCCGAAATCGGAGCCGGTGCAGACCTTCCAGCACGACGTGGACAAGGACGAGGTGGTCTCGCCCGATGCGGCGCTGGACGCCGTGGACATCGACGACTTCGACGCGCTCGTGGTGCCCGGCGGCACCGTGAACGCGGACAAGCTGCGCGTCGACGATCGCGCCGTCGCGCTGGCCAAGGAGTTCGCCGGTGCGGGCAAGCCGGTCGCCGCGATCTGCCACGGGCCGTGGCTGCTCGTCGAGGCCGATTTGCTGCGCGGCAAGACGCTGACCTCGTACCACTCGCTGCGCACCGATGTCGACAACGCGGGCGGAGCGTGGGTCGACGAGCCGGTGGTGCGCTCGCCCGAGAACGGCTGGACGCTGATCACCTCGCGCGCGCCCGGCGATCTGAGTGATTTCGTCGGCGCGATCTCCAGCGAGTTGCGGGCGTAA
- a CDS encoding cytochrome P450 produces the protein MAGKHGNRLVGARALATLADLGFASIASGVIARRRAVMGVLERTQADRRAVARMRQLRAEFGAGPVELVLPGRRVVIVLDPDDVGRVLADAPRPFDPANREKRAALRQFQPHGVLLSEGPVRAQRRAVNEAALDTSAPLHRLAEPFAEIIADEARDLTASALRRGHLNAYQFTADWWRLVRRLVLGRRGRDDEAITDELWKLRSAANWSFLALPQRGRRDRFTERLYRYVEAADPDSLVGALAATAAGGAVDPVGQIPHWLFAFDAAGIATSRALALLATHPDQHARATADAADPHTPQTRDYLRACVLESVRLWPTTPVILRDITEDTQWRTGADRFTIEGGAALMIVVPAFHRDAELLPFADRFAPDLWLEGLAEQYPQLVPFSAGPAVCPGRNLVLFTTSTLLAHLVDAADYRLRSTPSLSPDSPLPLTLNNFGLDFEITPAVTRAR, from the coding sequence ATGGCAGGCAAGCACGGCAACCGGCTGGTGGGCGCGCGAGCGCTCGCGACGCTGGCCGACCTGGGTTTCGCATCGATCGCCTCGGGGGTGATCGCCCGCAGACGCGCGGTCATGGGGGTGCTGGAACGGACGCAGGCAGATCGGCGCGCGGTGGCGCGCATGCGCCAGCTGCGTGCCGAATTCGGTGCGGGCCCGGTCGAATTGGTGCTGCCGGGGCGTCGAGTCGTGATCGTCCTCGACCCGGACGACGTCGGCAGGGTGCTGGCGGACGCGCCGCGGCCGTTCGATCCCGCCAATCGCGAGAAGCGCGCCGCGCTGCGCCAATTCCAGCCGCACGGCGTGCTGCTCTCGGAGGGCCCGGTGCGCGCGCAGCGGCGGGCGGTGAACGAGGCGGCGCTGGACACCTCCGCGCCGCTGCATCGCCTCGCCGAACCGTTCGCCGAGATCATCGCCGACGAGGCCCGCGACCTCACCGCGTCCGCGCTGCGCCGCGGCCACCTCAACGCCTACCAGTTCACCGCGGACTGGTGGCGGCTGGTCCGGCGGCTGGTGCTCGGCAGGCGCGGACGCGACGACGAGGCGATCACCGACGAACTGTGGAAGCTGCGCTCGGCCGCCAACTGGTCGTTCCTCGCGCTACCGCAGCGCGGGCGGCGGGACCGTTTCACCGAACGGCTCTACCGCTATGTGGAAGCGGCCGATCCGGACAGTCTCGTCGGCGCGCTGGCGGCGACCGCGGCGGGCGGCGCGGTGGATCCGGTCGGCCAGATTCCGCACTGGCTCTTCGCTTTCGACGCGGCGGGCATCGCCACGAGCCGGGCCCTCGCGCTGCTGGCCACCCATCCGGATCAGCACGCACGCGCGACCGCCGACGCCGCCGACCCGCACACCCCACAGACCCGCGACTACCTGCGCGCCTGCGTCCTGGAATCGGTGCGGCTCTGGCCGACGACGCCGGTCATCCTGCGCGACATCACCGAGGACACCCAGTGGCGGACGGGCGCGGACCGGTTCACCATCGAGGGCGGCGCGGCACTGATGATCGTGGTCCCCGCGTTCCATCGCGACGCCGAGCTGCTGCCCTTCGCCGACCGGTTCGCGCCGGACCTCTGGTTGGAGGGACTCGCGGAGCAGTACCCGCAGCTGGTGCCGTTCAGCGCGGGTCCGGCGGTGTGCCCCGGCCGCAACCTGGTGCTCTTCACCACCAGCACCCTGCTCGCCCACTTGGTCGACGCCGCCGACTACCGGCTCCGCTCGACCCCGTCGCTGTCACCGGACAGCCCACTTCCGTTGACTCTGAACAACTTCGGTCTCGACTTCGAGATCACGCCCGCGGTGACGCGCGCCCGCTGA
- a CDS encoding ABC transporter permease encodes MNAAIRPDLGLAVLCAALAIGAAAVYRVARLGSPFVAPRAALRGAVQLAVVALVLAAALARLWSAILVLAVMFVAAVVTSARRSGAGKSGPWLALALGAGVGATLPPMLLSGVVPLTGVAVVPVGGIVLGGAMTATSLAARRALDSIDQRRGEVEAALSLGFTERDARLEVIRPTATDALLPGVDQTRTVGLVTLPGAFVGVLIASGSAIQAGAVQVLVLSGLLLAQTCAVAVTIELVARRHVTRQAGEHVTASGSGR; translated from the coding sequence ATGAACGCGGCGATACGGCCCGACCTGGGTCTCGCGGTGTTGTGCGCGGCGCTGGCGATCGGGGCGGCCGCGGTGTATCGGGTGGCGCGGCTCGGTTCGCCGTTCGTGGCGCCCCGCGCTGCCCTTCGTGGCGCCGTGCAATTGGCGGTCGTCGCGCTCGTGTTGGCGGCGGCGCTGGCGCGGCTGTGGTCGGCGATCCTGGTGCTCGCCGTCATGTTCGTCGCCGCGGTGGTGACCTCGGCGCGGCGCTCGGGCGCGGGGAAGTCCGGGCCGTGGCTGGCGCTGGCGCTGGGCGCGGGCGTCGGCGCGACGCTCCCGCCCATGCTGCTCAGCGGTGTGGTTCCGTTGACGGGCGTCGCGGTGGTGCCGGTCGGCGGGATCGTCCTCGGCGGCGCCATGACGGCGACGTCGCTGGCGGCGCGCCGCGCCCTCGACTCGATCGACCAGCGGCGCGGCGAGGTCGAAGCCGCGCTGAGTCTGGGCTTCACCGAACGGGACGCGCGGCTGGAGGTGATCCGCCCGACCGCCACCGACGCGCTGCTGCCCGGCGTCGACCAGACCCGCACGGTCGGATTGGTCACGCTGCCGGGTGCTTTCGTCGGCGTGCTGATCGCCAGCGGCTCGGCCATCCAGGCGGGTGCGGTCCAGGTCCTCGTGCTCTCGGGTCTGTTGCTCGCGCAGACCTGCGCCGTCGCGGTCACCATCGAGCTCGTCGCCCGCCGCCATGTCACGCGCCAGGCGGGCGAGCACGTCACCGCGTCGGGGAGCGGCCGGTGA
- a CDS encoding alpha/beta fold hydrolase, whose translation MIFTELARALDNGWALTFGGGVEPAAPTPSTMLYDEPHRQLRRYEGAHGSGRPVLLVPPLAVHSSCFDLRPGQSLAKFLLDTGRTPYLVDYGRITYADRNLGFEEWIDDIVPTAIARVSAEHGGAEVDVIAWSLGGTLALLTAAEHADLPIASVTALGTPIDYRHHPMLAPSRLLARVTGGREVAWSTALFGGIPAFAVQLGFRGMALPREIMRPWFIARNLGRSEALARMEAIDRFIGRMPGYPGRLYRQNHRLMIVGNHMAKGSIPLGADRVIEMAKVSCRVLLVGSPSDNIAPAATVAPGVRVLTGAAEARYVEVPRASHLGLVAGPEAASWAVIDKFLGSAVLADR comes from the coding sequence GTGATCTTCACCGAGCTGGCGCGTGCGCTCGACAACGGCTGGGCGCTCACCTTCGGCGGTGGCGTCGAACCCGCCGCCCCCACCCCCTCGACGATGCTCTACGACGAACCGCACCGGCAGCTGCGCCGCTACGAGGGCGCGCACGGCTCCGGGAGACCAGTCCTGCTGGTGCCGCCGCTCGCGGTGCACAGCTCATGCTTCGATCTGCGTCCGGGTCAGAGCCTGGCCAAGTTCCTGCTCGACACCGGGCGCACGCCCTACCTCGTCGACTACGGCCGCATCACCTACGCCGACCGGAACCTGGGCTTCGAGGAGTGGATCGACGACATCGTCCCGACCGCGATCGCCCGGGTCAGCGCCGAGCACGGCGGCGCCGAGGTCGACGTCATCGCCTGGTCGCTCGGCGGCACCCTGGCCCTGCTCACCGCCGCCGAGCACGCGGATCTGCCGATCGCCTCGGTCACCGCGCTCGGCACCCCGATCGATTACCGGCACCACCCGATGCTCGCGCCCTCCCGGCTGCTCGCGCGCGTGACCGGTGGTCGCGAAGTCGCTTGGTCCACCGCGCTGTTCGGCGGCATTCCGGCGTTCGCCGTGCAGCTCGGGTTCCGCGGCATGGCGTTGCCGCGCGAGATCATGCGCCCCTGGTTCATCGCCCGCAATCTGGGGCGCAGCGAGGCGCTGGCGCGGATGGAGGCGATCGACCGGTTCATCGGACGGATGCCCGGCTACCCCGGCCGCTTGTACCGGCAGAACCACCGGCTGATGATCGTCGGCAACCACATGGCGAAGGGCAGCATCCCGCTCGGCGCGGACCGGGTGATCGAGATGGCCAAAGTGAGCTGCCGCGTGCTGCTCGTCGGCAGTCCCTCGGACAACATCGCGCCCGCCGCCACGGTCGCGCCGGGCGTGCGGGTGCTCACCGGCGCGGCCGAGGCTCGTTATGTCGAAGTGCCGCGCGCCAGTCACCTCGGGCTCGTCGCCGGGCCCGAGGCGGCCAGCTGGGCGGTCATCGACAAATTCCTGGGCAGCGCCGTGCTCGCCGATCGCTGA